The following DNA comes from Sphingopyxis sp. BSN-002.
TCGCATTGCTCGCAAGCGCAGCTCTCGTGGCCATGGCCTTGTCAGCTGCCGCGGGAAGCGCGAAGCTTGCCTACGTCCTGTTTGCCGCCGCCAACGCGACTTTCCTGGCGCTCCACGCGGGGCAAACGCTTCGCGTTCTGCCCGATGCAGCCAGGCGCGGGCGGGGGATCGGCATCTTCAATCTGACAAATACCGCGCCGTCACTCATTATGCCGTGGATCGCGATCTCCGTCGTGCCCGCATCAGGCTTTGCCGGTCTGTTCCTGATTTTTGCGGCGCTCGCTCTTTGCGCCGCTTTGCTTCTCGCTGCCATGCCAACCTTCGAATAATCCGCGTCTCGCACATCGGTCCGCCCAGAGCGTCTCGCGGCGGCGCCCCACTTTATATCCGATCCGCTTCGTTGCTTCCGGCACTTTAGCCGAAAAATATTGGAGGAGAATGTCATGGCAATTGCGCCACAGAAACTCGCATCGGCGTGCGAAGAAAAGGACGGTGGAGCCGCGCATGTCGATGCGCCCGAACTGCGCCTGTTCGTCATGGGGCTGTTCTTCATCTTCGGCGGCATCACCTCGCTCAACGATGTGATCATCCCGAAGTTGAAGGAGCTGTTCACGCTTAACTACACGCAGGCGATGCTGGTGCAGTTCTGCTTCTTCACCGCTTATCTGGTGATCGGCATCCCGGGCGCAAAGCTGGTGAAGAAGATCGGCTATATGCGCGGCGCGGTGGCGGGGCTGCTGACGATGATGGTCGGCTGCCTACTGTTCATTCCGGCATCGCAGAACGCGGTCTACGAACTGTTCCTGTTCGCGCTATTTGTGCTGGCGAGCGGGGTGGTGATCGTCCAGGTCGTCGCGAATCCGCTGATCTCGCTGCTCGGCAAGCCCGAGACCGCGCACAGCCGCCTGACCTTCGCGCAGGCGTTCAATTCGCTGGGCACGACGATCTTTCCGATCGTCGGGTCGGGGCTGATCCTCGGCAGCCTCGCGACGGTCACCGCCGACCAGCTTTCGGGCGCCGAACTCGACGCGTATCGCACCGCCGAGAGCCAAGCGATCGTCCATGGCTACCTCGGCATCGCGGCCGCGCTGGCCGTCGTCGCGGCGGCGGTGTGGATGTTCCGCAACCGCCTGAAAGGCGAACGGCACGAGGCGAGCGCCGGGCTGGCGGGCTTCGACCTGCTGAAGCGCCCGCGCTTCGGCTTCGGCGCGCTGTGTATCTTTCTCTATGTCGGCGCCGAAGTGTCGATCGGGTCACTGATCGTCAGCTATCTGATGCAGGGGCATG
Coding sequences within:
- a CDS encoding sugar MFS transporter; this encodes MAIAPQKLASACEEKDGGAAHVDAPELRLFVMGLFFIFGGITSLNDVIIPKLKELFTLNYTQAMLVQFCFFTAYLVIGIPGAKLVKKIGYMRGAVAGLLTMMVGCLLFIPASQNAVYELFLFALFVLASGVVIVQVVANPLISLLGKPETAHSRLTFAQAFNSLGTTIFPIVGSGLILGSLATVTADQLSGAELDAYRTAESQAIVHGYLGIAAALAVVAAAVWMFRNRLKGERHEASAGLAGFDLLKRPRFGFGALCIFLYVGAEVSIGSLIVSYLMQGHVMALPEQAAGKLIGLYWGGAMVGRFIGSAVMRLVSPGKLLACVAAGAIALILISISTAGAVSGYSLLAIGLMNAIMFPTIFSLASERLGSRAADGSGIINVAIFGGAVIPLATGALADVTGSLGLALLLPAACYAIIAAFGIYARRPAAV